A single window of Helicobacter pylori NCTC 11637 = CCUG 17874 = ATCC 43504 = JCM 12093 DNA harbors:
- a CDS encoding outer membrane protein, which yields MDKTMVKILMGMALLSSLQAAEAELDEKSKKPKFADRNTFYLGVGYQLSAINTSFSTESVDKSYFMTGNGFGVVLGGKFVTKTQAVEHVGFRYGLFYDQTFSSHKSYISTYGLEFSGLWDAFNSQKMFLGLEFGLGIAGATYMPGGAMHGIIAQNLGKENSLFQLLVKVGFRFGFFHNEITFGLKFPVIPNKRTEIVDGLSATTLWHRLPVAYFNYIYNF from the coding sequence ATGGATAAAACAATGGTTAAAATATTGATGGGCATGGCGTTATTATCATCGCTTCAAGCCGCAGAGGCAGAGCTTGATGAAAAATCAAAAAAACCTAAATTTGCGGATAGGAATACCTTTTATTTAGGGGTTGGGTATCAGCTTAGCGCGATCAACACATCTTTTAGCACCGAGTCTGTAGATAAATCGTATTTCATGACCGGCAATGGCTTTGGTGTGGTGTTAGGGGGGAAATTTGTGACTAAAACGCAAGCTGTAGAGCATGTGGGTTTCCGTTACGGGTTGTTTTATGATCAGACCTTTTCTTCTCACAAATCCTATATTTCTACCTATGGTTTGGAATTTAGCGGTTTGTGGGACGCTTTCAATTCGCAAAAGATGTTTTTAGGGTTGGAGTTTGGCTTAGGCATCGCTGGGGCGACTTACATGCCAGGAGGGGCTATGCATGGGATTATCGCTCAAAATTTAGGCAAAGAAAATTCGCTTTTCCAATTGCTTGTGAAAGTGGGTTTTCGTTTTGGCTTTTTCCACAATGAAATCACTTTCGGGTTGAAATTCCCTGTCATTCCTAACAAAAGAACCGAAATCGTTGATGGCTTGAGCGCGACCACTTTATGGCACCGCTTACCGGTAGCTTATTTCAATTATATCTATAATTTTTAG
- a CDS encoding pyruvate flavodoxin oxidoreductase subunit gamma codes for MFQIRWHARAGQGAITGAKGLADVISKTGKEVQAFASYGSAKRGAAMMAYNRVDDEPILNHERFMQPDYVLVIDPGLVFIENIFANEKEDTTYIITSYLNKEELFEKKPELKTRKVFLVDCLKISMETLKRPIPNTPMLGALMKVSGMLEIEAFKEAFKKVLGKKLTQEVIDANMLAIQRAYEEVQ; via the coding sequence ATGTTTCAAATTAGATGGCATGCACGAGCGGGTCAAGGTGCTATCACCGGCGCTAAAGGGTTGGCTGATGTGATTTCAAAAACAGGCAAAGAAGTGCAAGCGTTCGCCTCTTATGGCTCAGCTAAAAGGGGGGCTGCTATGATGGCTTATAACCGCGTTGATGATGAGCCTATTTTAAATCATGAACGCTTCATGCAGCCTGATTATGTGCTGGTGATTGATCCCGGTTTGGTTTTCATTGAAAACATCTTCGCCAATGAAAAAGAAGACACGACCTATATCATCACTAGCTACCTTAACAAAGAAGAATTGTTTGAAAAAAAACCTGAATTAAAAACCCGTAAGGTGTTTTTAGTGGATTGTTTAAAAATCTCTATGGAAACCTTAAAACGCCCCATCCCCAACACGCCCATGTTAGGGGCTTTAATGAAAGTGTCTGGCATGCTTGAAATTGAGGCTTTTAAAGAAGCTTTTAAGAAAGTTTTAGGCAAAAAACTCACGCAAGAAGTCATTGACGCTAACATGCTCGCTATCCAAAGAGCTTATGAAGAAGTTCAATAA
- a CDS encoding 4Fe-4S dicluster-binding protein has protein sequence MKDWNEFEMGAVLFPFEKNAQSEMEKHNDERHYTEQSYFTTSVAHWRVAKPVHNNNICINCFNCWVYCPDAAILSREGKLKGVDYSHCKGCGVCVDVCPTNPKSLWMFEEQIEPATALTQWPQKQEKKKS, from the coding sequence ATGAAAGATTGGAATGAATTTGAAATGGGAGCGGTGCTCTTCCCTTTTGAAAAAAACGCGCAAAGCGAAATGGAAAAACACAACGATGAGCGCCATTACACCGAGCAAAGTTACTTCACCACTTCAGTGGCTCATTGGCGCGTGGCTAAGCCTGTGCATAACAATAATATTTGCATCAATTGCTTTAATTGTTGGGTTTATTGCCCAGACGCTGCTATTCTTTCAAGAGAGGGTAAGTTAAAGGGCGTGGATTATTCTCATTGTAAAGGCTGTGGCGTGTGCGTGGATGTCTGCCCTACCAACCCTAAATCGCTATGGATGTTTGAAGAACAAATTGAGCCCGCTACCGCTCTCACTCAATGGCCCCAAAAACAAGAAAAGAAAAAATCATAA
- a CDS encoding 2-oxoacid:ferredoxin oxidoreductase subunit alpha has translation MAKSIELQEIEVWDGNTASSNALRQAQIDVIAAYPITPSTPIVQNYGSFKDNGYIDGEFVLVESEHAAMSACVGAAAAGGRVSTATSSQGLALMVEVLYQASGMRLPIVLNLVNRALAAPLNIHGDHSDMYLSRDSGWISLCTCNPQEAYDFTLMAFKIAEHQKVRVPTIVNQDGFLCSHTVQNVRPLSDAVAYQFVGEYQTKHSLLDFDKPVSYGAQAEEEWHYEHKAQLHHAIMSASSVIEEVFNDFAKLTGRQYHLTKTFQLEDAEIAIFALGTTYESAIVAAKEMRKKGIKAGVATIHSLRPFPYERLGQDLKNLKALAILDKSSPAGAMGAMFNEVTSTVYQTQGTKHPVVSNYIYGLGERDMTIAHLCEIFEEINEDALKGTLTHPTQQFVGLRGPKMSFF, from the coding sequence ATGGCAAAAAGTATTGAATTGCAAGAGATAGAAGTGTGGGATGGCAACACCGCTAGTTCTAACGCTTTAAGACAGGCTCAAATTGATGTCATCGCAGCCTATCCTATCACCCCATCAACGCCCATTGTGCAAAATTATGGCTCGTTTAAAGATAATGGCTATATTGATGGCGAATTCGTTTTAGTGGAATCTGAACATGCCGCCATGAGCGCATGCGTGGGAGCTGCTGCAGCAGGTGGAAGGGTTAGCACTGCGACTAGCTCTCAAGGTTTGGCGTTAATGGTAGAGGTTTTATACCAAGCTTCTGGCATGCGTTTGCCTATCGTTTTGAATTTAGTCAATCGCGCTTTAGCAGCCCCTTTAAATATCCATGGCGATCATTCTGATATGTATTTAAGCAGGGATTCTGGCTGGATCAGTTTATGCACATGCAACCCTCAAGAAGCTTATGATTTCACTTTAATGGCGTTTAAAATCGCAGAGCACCAAAAGGTGCGCGTGCCTACCATTGTCAATCAAGATGGCTTTTTATGCTCGCACACCGTGCAAAATGTCCGCCCTTTGAGCGATGCAGTGGCTTATCAATTCGTAGGCGAATACCAAACCAAGCATTCCCTTTTGGATTTTGATAAACCGGTAAGCTATGGTGCGCAAGCTGAAGAAGAATGGCATTATGAGCATAAAGCCCAACTCCACCATGCGATCATGAGCGCTTCTTCTGTGATTGAAGAAGTGTTCAATGATTTCGCTAAACTCACAGGCAGGCAATACCATTTGACTAAAACTTTCCAGCTAGAAGACGCTGAAATCGCTATCTTTGCGTTAGGCACTACTTATGAATCAGCGATTGTAGCGGCTAAAGAAATGCGTAAAAAAGGCATTAAGGCCGGCGTGGCTACCATCCATTCCTTGCGCCCCTTCCCTTATGAAAGATTGGGGCAGGATTTGAAAAATCTTAAGGCTCTAGCGATTTTAGACAAGAGTTCTCCAGCGGGTGCTATGGGAGCGATGTTTAATGAGGTAACGAGCACGGTGTATCAAACGCAAGGGACTAAACACCCTGTGGTGTCTAACTACATTTATGGTTTAGGAGAAAGGGATATGACAATCGCGCATTTATGCGAAATTTTTGAAGAAATCAATGAAGACGCTCTTAAAGGCACGCTCACGCACCCTACCCAACAATTCGTAGGCTTGCGCGGCCCTAAAATGAGCTTTTTTTAA
- a CDS encoding thiamine pyrophosphate-dependent enzyme: protein MIKEVKTLKGFSQSAEKFQGSHLLCPGCGHGIIVREVLNAVDGPIVLGNSTGCLEVCSAVYPHTSWDVPWIHIGFENGSTAISGVEAMYKALTNKGRYQGQKPKFVAFGGDGASYDIGLQFISGCMERGHDMTYICLDNENYANTGGQRSGSTPLGASTSTTPAGSVSFGKKEKKKDIVNIMASHGVPYVAQLSPNKWKDMNKKIKTALDTEGPCFINALSPCTTEWKFESNKTIELADMAVDSLMFPLFEIFNGRELKITYRPRNIIPVRDYLGAQKRFKHLFKKENEHIIEELQKDVNERWEYLQRREEAKV, encoded by the coding sequence ATGATAAAAGAAGTCAAAACACTCAAAGGTTTTAGCCAAAGCGCTGAAAAATTTCAAGGCTCGCACTTGCTTTGTCCGGGTTGTGGGCATGGCATTATTGTGCGCGAAGTTTTAAACGCTGTAGATGGGCCTATCGTTTTAGGCAATTCTACCGGTTGTTTAGAGGTATGCTCGGCGGTGTATCCGCACACTTCATGGGATGTGCCTTGGATTCATATTGGTTTTGAAAATGGCTCTACGGCGATTTCAGGGGTGGAAGCGATGTATAAAGCGCTTACGAATAAGGGCCGCTATCAAGGTCAAAAACCAAAATTTGTGGCGTTTGGAGGCGATGGGGCCAGTTATGATATTGGTCTTCAATTCATCAGCGGTTGCATGGAAAGAGGGCATGACATGACTTACATTTGCCTAGATAATGAAAACTACGCCAATACCGGCGGTCAAAGAAGCGGCTCTACGCCATTAGGGGCTAGCACTTCTACTACGCCAGCGGGATCGGTTAGCTTTGGTAAAAAAGAAAAGAAAAAAGACATCGTCAATATCATGGCAAGCCATGGGGTCCCTTATGTGGCGCAACTCTCGCCTAACAAATGGAAAGACATGAACAAAAAGATTAAAACCGCGCTAGACACTGAAGGGCCTTGCTTCATCAACGCTCTTAGCCCATGCACGACTGAATGGAAATTTGAATCCAATAAAACCATTGAATTAGCGGATATGGCTGTGGATAGCTTGATGTTCCCCCTATTTGAAATCTTTAATGGCAGGGAATTGAAAATCACTTACCGCCCAAGAAATATCATTCCTGTAAGGGATTATTTAGGGGCTCAAAAGCGCTTCAAACACCTTTTCAAAAAGGAAAACGAACACATTATTGAAGAATTGCAAAAAGATGTGAATGAGCGTTGGGAATACTTGCAACGCAGAGAAGAAGCTAAAGTATAA
- the purB gene encoding adenylosuccinate lyase yields the protein MLERYANEEMKALWNEQTKFETYLEVEKAVVRAWNKLGQIQDSDCEKICAKAAFNLERIKEIEKTTKHDLIAFTTCVAESLGEESRFFHYGITSSDCIDTAMALLMTKSLKLIQKGVKNLYETLKNRALEHKDTLMVGRSHGVFGEPITFGLVLALFADEIKRHLKALDLTMEFISVGAISGAMGNFAHAPLELEELACEFLGLKTANINNQVIQRDRYARLACDLALLASSCEKIAVNIRHLQRSEVYEVEEAFSTGQKGSSAMPHKRNPILSENITGLCRVIRSFTTPMLENVALWHERDMSHSSVERFALPDLFITSDFMLSRLNSVIENLVVYPKNMLKNLALSGGLVFSQRVLLELPKKGLSREESYSIVQENAMKIWEVLQQGAFKNADENLFLNALLNDERLKKYLSEDEIKACFDYNYYTKNVGAIFKRVFE from the coding sequence GTGTTAGAACGCTATGCGAATGAAGAAATGAAAGCCCTATGGAATGAGCAAACCAAGTTTGAAACCTATTTAGAAGTGGAAAAAGCTGTCGTTAGGGCGTGGAACAAGCTTGGGCAAATCCAAGATAGCGATTGTGAAAAAATCTGTGCTAAGGCAGCATTCAACCTTGAGCGCATCAAAGAAATTGAAAAAACCACTAAGCATGATTTAATCGCTTTCACCACTTGCGTGGCTGAAAGCCTGGGCGAAGAGTCCCGCTTTTTTCATTATGGGATCACTTCTAGCGATTGCATTGATACGGCTATGGCGTTATTGATGACAAAAAGCTTAAAGCTCATTCAAAAAGGCGTTAAAAATCTCTATGAAACCCTTAAAAACAGGGCTTTAGAGCATAAAGACACGCTAATGGTGGGCAGAAGCCATGGGGTGTTTGGCGAACCCATTACTTTTGGTTTAGTGTTAGCCCTTTTTGCTGATGAGATCAAACGGCATTTAAAAGCCTTAGATTTAACGATGGAATTTATCAGCGTGGGAGCAATCAGTGGGGCTATGGGGAATTTCGCGCACGCTCCCTTAGAATTAGAAGAATTAGCGTGCGAATTTTTAGGCTTAAAAACCGCCAATATCAATAATCAAGTCATTCAAAGGGACCGCTACGCTAGGCTTGCATGCGATCTGGCTCTTTTAGCGAGCAGTTGTGAAAAAATCGCTGTCAATATCCGCCATTTGCAACGCAGTGAAGTCTATGAAGTGGAAGAAGCTTTTTCAACAGGGCAAAAAGGAAGCTCTGCGATGCCTCACAAAAGAAACCCCATATTGAGCGAGAATATCACCGGTCTTTGCAGGGTGATTCGCTCTTTTACGACCCCTATGCTAGAAAATGTCGCCTTATGGCATGAAAGGGACATGAGCCATAGCTCTGTGGAGCGTTTTGCCTTGCCCGATCTGTTTATCACTAGCGATTTTATGCTCAGCCGCTTAAATAGCGTGATTGAAAATCTGGTGGTTTATCCTAAAAACATGCTTAAAAATTTGGCTTTGAGTGGGGGGCTAGTCTTTTCGCAACGGGTGTTGTTGGAGTTGCCTAAAAAAGGTTTGAGCAGAGAAGAAAGCTATTCTATCGTGCAAGAAAATGCGATGAAAATATGGGAGGTTTTGCAACAAGGCGCTTTTAAAAACGCTGATGAAAATTTGTTTTTAAACGCCCTACTCAACGATGAACGCTTGAAAAAATATTTGAGCGAAGATGAAATCAAAGCATGTTTTGATTACAATTATTACACTAAAAATGTGGGGGCGATTTTTAAAAGGGTGTTTGAATAA
- a CDS encoding outer membrane protein → MKRALCLVLGLSCALNAKGFKDVLIKGDYTFFNKKVVSPIKRYADRSVFYLGLGYQLGSIQHNYSNLNLSQQFNKSQIIFSDGLSPVFKNSYVSNGLGVQVGYKWVGKHEETKWFGFRWGLFYDLSASLYGLKESQSVIISTYGTYMDLLLNAYNGDKFFAGFNLGIAFAGVHDKVSDALLYQALLLDTFGGKVDPNGFQFLVNLGVRLGNKRNQFGFGIKVPTYYFNHYYSMNNISNNSGDVLKVLRFLEYGINSLLYQVDFRRNYSVYFNYTYSF, encoded by the coding sequence TTGAAACGAGCGTTATGTTTAGTTTTAGGTCTTTCTTGCGCGCTTAATGCAAAGGGTTTTAAAGATGTTTTGATTAAAGGGGATTACACTTTTTTTAATAAAAAGGTGGTTTCGCCCATCAAACGCTATGCGGATAGATCGGTGTTTTATTTAGGGCTTGGGTATCAATTAGGGAGCATTCAGCACAACTACAGCAACTTGAATTTATCCCAACAATTCAATAAGAGCCAAATTATTTTCAGCGATGGCTTAAGCCCTGTTTTTAAAAATTCGTATGTGTCCAATGGTCTTGGCGTGCAAGTGGGTTATAAATGGGTGGGTAAGCATGAAGAAACGAAGTGGTTTGGTTTTAGGTGGGGGCTATTTTATGATTTGAGTGCCTCTCTTTATGGTCTAAAAGAATCGCAGTCTGTCATCATTTCCACTTACGGCACTTATATGGATTTATTGCTTAACGCTTATAATGGGGATAAGTTTTTTGCCGGGTTCAATCTGGGGATTGCTTTTGCTGGGGTGCATGACAAAGTGAGCGATGCGTTATTGTATCAAGCTCTTCTTTTAGACACTTTTGGCGGGAAAGTGGATCCAAATGGCTTCCAGTTTTTGGTGAATTTAGGGGTTCGTTTGGGGAATAAGCGCAACCAATTTGGCTTTGGGATTAAAGTCCCTACTTATTATTTTAACCATTATTATTCCATGAATAACATTAGTAATAATAGTGGAGATGTTCTAAAAGTTTTACGATTTTTAGAATATGGGATCAACAGCTTGTTATACCAAGTTGATTTCAGGCGCAATTACTCGGTTTATTTCAACTACACTTATAGTTTTTAA
- the uvrB gene encoding excinuclease ABC subunit UvrB codes for MPLFDLKSPYPPAGDQPQAIEALTKSLKNNNHYQTLVGVTGSGKTYTMANIIAQTNKPALIMSHNKTLCAQLYSEFKAFFPHNRVEYFISHFDYYQPESYIPRRDLFIEKDSSINDDLERLRLSATTSLLGYDDVIVIASVSANYGLGNPEEYLKVMEKIKVGEKRAYKSFLLKLVEMGYSRNEVVFDRGSFRATGECVDIFPAYNDAEFIRIEFFGDEIERIAVFDALERNEIKRLDSVMLYAASQFAVGSERLNLAIKSIEDELALRLKFFKEQDKMLEYNRLKQRTEHDLEMISTTGVCKGIENYARHFTGKAPNETPFCLFDYLGIFEREFLVIVDESHVSLPQFGGMYAGDMSRKSVLVEYGFRLPSALDNRPLKFDEFIHKNCQFLFVSATPNKLELELSKKNVAEQIIRPTGLLDPKFEVRDSDKQVQDLFDEIKLVVARDERVLITTLTKKMAEELCKYYAEWGLKARYMHSEIDAIERNHIIRSLRLKEFDILIGINLLREGLDLPEVSLVAIMDADKEGFLRSETSLIQAMGRAARNANGKVLLYAKKTTQSMQKAFEITSYRRAKQEEFNKIHNITPKTVTRALEEELKLRDDEIRIAKALKKDKIPKSEREKIIKELDKKMRECAKNLDFEEAMRLRDEIAKLRTL; via the coding sequence ATGCCTTTATTTGATTTAAAAAGCCCCTATCCACCAGCAGGCGATCAGCCCCAAGCCATAGAAGCCTTAACGAAAAGCTTGAAAAATAACAACCATTATCAAACTTTAGTGGGGGTTACAGGGAGCGGTAAGACTTATACGATGGCCAATATCATCGCTCAAACCAATAAACCCGCTTTGATCATGAGCCATAATAAGACCTTATGTGCACAGCTTTATAGCGAGTTTAAGGCGTTTTTCCCGCATAATAGGGTGGAGTATTTTATCTCCCACTTTGATTACTACCAGCCTGAAAGCTATATCCCTAGGAGGGATTTATTCATTGAAAAAGACAGCTCTATTAACGATGATTTAGAGCGTTTAAGATTGAGTGCGACCACCTCGCTTTTAGGTTATGATGATGTGATCGTGATAGCGAGCGTTTCGGCTAATTATGGTTTGGGTAACCCCGAAGAATATCTAAAAGTCATGGAAAAAATCAAAGTGGGCGAGAAGCGTGCTTATAAGAGCTTTTTACTCAAACTAGTAGAAATGGGTTATAGCCGTAATGAAGTGGTGTTTGATAGGGGGAGCTTTAGAGCGACGGGGGAATGCGTGGATATTTTCCCCGCTTATAATGACGCTGAATTTATTAGGATTGAATTTTTTGGCGATGAGATAGAAAGGATTGCGGTCTTTGACGCTTTAGAAAGAAATGAAATCAAGCGCTTGGATTCTGTCATGCTTTATGCGGCCAGTCAGTTTGCTGTAGGGAGTGAGAGGTTGAATTTAGCCATTAAAAGCATTGAAGATGAGCTCGCTTTAAGGTTGAAATTTTTTAAAGAGCAGGATAAAATGCTTGAATACAACCGCCTCAAACAACGCACCGAGCATGATTTAGAAATGATTAGCACGACCGGTGTGTGTAAGGGCATTGAAAATTACGCGCGCCATTTCACCGGTAAAGCCCCTAATGAAACGCCTTTTTGTTTGTTTGATTATTTAGGGATTTTTGAGCGGGAGTTTTTAGTCATTGTAGATGAAAGCCATGTGAGTTTGCCGCAGTTTGGGGGGATGTATGCAGGGGATATGAGCAGGAAAAGCGTTTTAGTGGAATATGGTTTTAGATTGCCTAGCGCTTTAGACAACCGCCCTTTAAAATTTGATGAATTTATCCATAAAAATTGCCAGTTCCTTTTTGTGTCCGCTACGCCCAATAAGCTAGAATTAGAGCTTTCCAAAAAGAATGTCGCTGAGCAAATCATTCGCCCTACAGGGCTTTTAGACCCTAAATTTGAAGTGCGAGACAGCGATAAGCAAGTCCAGGATTTATTTGATGAAATCAAGTTAGTGGTGGCCAGAGATGAAAGGGTGCTCATCACCACGCTCACTAAAAAAATGGCAGAAGAATTGTGCAAATATTATGCTGAATGGGGCTTGAAAGCGCGTTACATGCATAGTGAAATTGATGCGATTGAAAGGAACCACATCATCCGCTCTTTAAGGCTTAAGGAATTTGACATTTTAATAGGGATCAATCTTTTAAGAGAAGGGCTGGATTTGCCTGAAGTCTCTTTAGTAGCGATCATGGATGCGGATAAAGAAGGGTTTTTAAGGAGTGAGACAAGCCTCATTCAAGCCATGGGGCGAGCCGCTAGAAACGCTAATGGCAAGGTTTTATTATACGCTAAAAAAACCACTCAAAGCATGCAAAAAGCCTTTGAGATTACGAGTTACAGGCGCGCTAAGCAAGAAGAGTTCAATAAAATCCATAATATCACCCCTAAAACCGTTACTCGCGCTTTAGAAGAGGAGTTGAAATTAAGAGACGATGAGATTAGAATCGCTAAAGCTTTAAAAAAGGACAAAATCCCTAAAAGCGAAAGGGAAAAAATCATTAAAGAACTGGATAAAAAAATGCGAGAATGCGCGAAAAATTTGGACTTTGAAGAAGCGATGCGTTTGAGAGACGAAATCGCTAAATTAAGAACGCTTTAA